Proteins encoded in a region of the Streptomyces sp. NBC_00513 genome:
- a CDS encoding CAP domain-containing protein, whose translation MASGSGRIQRRCTIACASSLLVLAGTVGATSVAVAAPSAHSGAQAVLPAASDPGKILELVNKARTDAGCEPLTVDPKITAAAQEYANDTTTNHTGSDGSSIKDRLTKAGATFTTGSENIAWGSGDEKTHVDGWLNSAAHAGAIKNCNFKKTGVAVSGDRIVQVFTD comes from the coding sequence ATGGCTTCCGGATCTGGTCGAATACAGCGCCGGTGCACCATCGCCTGCGCGTCTTCCCTGCTGGTACTCGCGGGAACCGTCGGCGCCACCTCGGTGGCCGTCGCGGCCCCGTCCGCCCACTCGGGCGCACAAGCCGTACTCCCGGCCGCGAGCGACCCGGGCAAGATCCTCGAATTGGTCAACAAGGCACGCACGGATGCCGGCTGCGAGCCCCTGACGGTCGACCCGAAGATCACTGCGGCAGCGCAGGAGTACGCCAACGACACGACGACCAACCACACGGGCTCGGACGGATCCAGCATCAAGGACCGGCTGACGAAGGCCGGAGCGACGTTCACCACCGGCTCCGAGAACATCGCCTGGGGCAGTGGGGACGAGAAGACGCACGTGGACGGCTGGCTGAACAGCGCGGCCCACGCGGGCGCCATCAAGAACTGCAACTTCAAGAAGACGGGTGTCGCCGTGTCCGGTGACAGGATCGTCCAGGTGTTCACGGACTGA